In a single window of the Chaetodon trifascialis isolate fChaTrf1 chromosome 19, fChaTrf1.hap1, whole genome shotgun sequence genome:
- the gpcpd1 gene encoding glycerophosphocholine phosphodiesterase GPCPD1 produces the protein METTQVTLVVRGETSPGEAIAVVGSCEALGSWSHQKAVTLRPDANDANTWTTTVSVPKGHVSKYRYFKGFFLESKSAGGPCQVIVNMWETHQQPRTMSPTATHQNIDDGQFGIHDGVNCVDSGWLTCQTEIRLRLHYSKVPAVSITKKKFKKSRFRIKLTLEGIEEEEDEEEDELSPSSWHKMTTTLEISMISANGYKSRHSQPECGYALEPSQWTEYSIHTMDPDNLELTFEFFEEDLGEHVVQGDAHPGHVGTACLLSSSFVESGKDNGVVTLPIMGRNSRQTIGKVRVDYLVIRPIQGLQCDMSSSFTKYWKKRSALNVGHRGAGSTHAAKHHRVRENTIASFKSAAKHGAAYVEFDVHLSKDAVPIVYHDLTCCISTKKKNDKNLELIEVPVKDLTFDQLQLLKLAHATAMKESDDKDLMDDEDEIDEHQPFPSLSQIFQAIPEHVGFNIELKWISQMKDGSWDGNLSSYFNMNTFIDIILSCVLLKGGKRRIVFSCFDPDICTMVRQKQNKYPILFLTQGISDKYPELMDIRCQTTQIAISFAQSENILGISGHTEELLKNLTYIGDAQSKGLVVFSWGDDNNDHENRRKLREQGIDGLIYDSICEDQGEQPNIFQVEEQHSLREVITEETLKSSTCSCYSIPCSMAPCIASKARAGSAESDSGLSSS, from the exons ATGGAGACCACTCAGGTGACTTTGGTTGTGAGAGGAGAAACATCCCCAG GGGAGGCGATTGCAGTTGTTGGCAGCTGTGAAGCCCTGGGAAGCTGGAGCCATCAAAAAGCTGTGACCCTGCGTCCTGATGCTAATGATGC AAACACGTGGACTACTACAGTCAGTGTGCCTAAAGGACATGTTTCCAAGTACCGCTACTTCAAAGGCTTCTTTCTGGAGTCAAAG AGTGCAGGTGGCCCCTGTCAAGTGATAGTCAATATGTGGGAGACCCATCAGCAGCCCCGCACGATGAGCCCCACAG CAACACACCAGAATATTGATGATGGACAATTTGGAATTCATG ATGGGGTGAATTGTGTTGACTCTGGATGGCTGACGTGCCAGACAGAGATTCGCCTGCGCCTGCACTATTCTAAGGTGCCTGCGGTGTCTATCACTAAGAAGAAATTCAAGAAGTCTCGCTTCAG AATCAAGCTGACATTAGAGGGtatagaggaggaggaagacgaggaagaaGATGAGCTCAGTCCTTCATCTTGGCACAAGATGACCACCACACTGGAGATCAGCATGATCAGTGCCAATGGCTACAAGTCGCGCCATTCGCAGCCTGAATGTGGGTATGCGCTGGAGCCCTCCCAGTGGACTGAGTACAGTATCCACACCATGGACCCAGACAACCTAGAGCTCACCTTTGAGTTCTTTGAG GAGGACCTGGGTGAGCATGTAGTCCAGGGGGATGCTCATCCAGGACACGTTGGTACAgcttgcctcctctcctcctcttttgtgGAGAGTGGTAAGGACAACGGAGTAGTCACACTTCCCATTATGGGACGAAATTCCAGACAGACCATCGGGAAAGTCAGAG TGGATTACCTGGTGATCCGGCCCATCCAAGGGCTGCAGTGCGACATGAGCTCCTCATTCACCAAGTACTGGAAGAAAAGAAGCGCCCTGAATGTGGGTCACAGGGGAGCTGGAAGCACACATGCAGCCAA GCACCACAGGGTCAGGGAAAACACAATAGCCTCATTTAAAAGCGCGGCCAAACAT GGTGCAGCATATGTAGAGTTTGATGTCCACCTCTCCAAGGACGCTGTTCCCATCGTATACCATGATCTGACGTGCTGCATTTCCACCAAGAAG AAAAATGACAAGAATTTGGAGCTCATTGAGGTGCCAGTCAAAGACTTGACATTTGATCAGCTTCAGCTTCTAAAG CTGGCCCATGCCACTGCGATGAAAGAAAGCGATGACAAAG ATCTGATGgacgatgaagatgaaattGATGAGCATCAGCCATTCCCCTCGCTCTCGCAG ATTTTCCAAGCTATTCCTGAGCATGTGGGCTTCAACATTGAGCTCAAATGGATCTCCCAGATGAAG GACGGGTCATGGGATGGCAATCTGTCGTCCTACTTCAACATGAACACCTTCATCGACATCATCCTGTCCTGTGTTCTgctgaaaggaggaaaaagacgTATTGTCTTCTCCTGCTTTGACCCAGACATTTGCACAAT GGTGCGTCAGAAGCAGAACAAGTACCCCATCCTCTTCCTAACTCAGGGAATTTCAGACAAGTATCCCGAGCTGATGGACATCCGCTGCCAGACCACTCAGATCGCCATAAGTTTCGCCCAGAGTGAGAATATTCTG GGGATCAGTGGCCACACTGAGGAGCTGCTAAAGAACCTCACCTACATTGGGGACGCCCAGTCTAAAGGGCTGGTGGTGTTCAGCTGGGGAGATGATAACAACGACCACGAGAACAGAAGGAAGCTGAGAGAGCAGGGGATTGATGGGCTTATCTACGACAG TATCTGTGAGGACCAAGGAGAGCAGCCAAACATCTTCCAGGTAGAGGAGCAACACTCCCTGCGGGAGGTTATTACAGAGGAGACCCTCAAgagctccacctgctcctgctACTCCATTCCCTGCTCCATGGCTCCCTGCATTGCCTCCAAGGCCCGTGCTGGCAGCGCCGAGTCCGATTCTGGCCTCAGCTCCTCATAA